In the genome of Loxodonta africana isolate mLoxAfr1 chromosome 16, mLoxAfr1.hap2, whole genome shotgun sequence, one region contains:
- the NKX6-2 gene encoding homeobox protein Nkx-6.2 has translation MDANRSGAFVLSSAPLAALHNMAEMKTSLFPYTLQGPASFKTPTLGGLGAQLPLGTPHGISDILGRPVGAAGGGLLSGLPRLNGLASSAGVYFGPAAAVARGYPKPLAELPGRPPIFWPGVMQGSPWRDPRLAGPGQAGGVLDKDGKKKHSRPTFSGQQIFALEKTFEQTKYLAGPERARLAYSLGMTESQVKVWFQNRRTKWRKRHAAEMASAKKKQDSDAEKLKVGSSDAEEDDEYNRPLDPNSDDEKITRLLKKHKPSNLALVSPCGGGAGDAL, from the exons atGGACGCTAACCGCTCGGGCGCGTTCGTGCTGAGCAGCGCGCCCCTAGCCGCGCTGCACAACATGGCCGAGATGAAGACGTCGCTGTTCCCGTACACGCTGCAGGGCCCGGCCAGCTTCAAGACTCCCACCCTGGGCGGCCTGGGCGCGCAGCTGCCGCTCGGCACCCCGCACGGCATCAGCGACATCCTGGGGCGGCCCGTGGGCGCGGCGGGCGGCGGCCTCCTGAGCGGCCTGCCCCGCCTCAACGGGCTCGCCTCGTCAGCCGGCGTCTACTTCGGGCCAGCGGCCGCCGTGGCGCGCGGCTACCCCAAGCCGCTGGCAGAGCTGCCCGGGCGTCCGCCCATCTTCTGGCCAGGCGTGATGCAGGGGTCGCCCTGGAGGGATCCGCGCCTCGCCGGCCCCG GCCAGGCCGGCGGGGTCCTGGATAAGGACGGCAAGAAGAAGCACTCACGGCCGACCTTCTCGGGTCAGCAGATCTTCGCCCTGGAGAAGACCTTCGAGCAAACCAAGTACCTGGCGGGTCCGGAGCGCGCGCGGCTCGCCTACTCCCTGGGCATGACCGAGAGCCAGGTCAAG GTCTGGTTCCAGAACCGCCGCACCAAGTGGCGCAAGCGGCACGCGGCAGAGATGGCCTCGGCCAAGAAGAAGCAGGACTCGGACGCCGAGAAGCTGAAGGTGGGCAGCTCGGACGCGGAGGAGGACGACGAGTACAACCGACCCCTGGACCCCAACTCGGACGACGAGAAGATCACGCGGCTGCTCAAGAAGCACAAACCCTCGAACTTGGCGCTGGTCAGCCCGtgcggcggcggcgcgggggaTGCCTTGTGA